From the Quercus lobata isolate SW786 chromosome 6, ValleyOak3.0 Primary Assembly, whole genome shotgun sequence genome, one window contains:
- the LOC115994824 gene encoding long chain acyl-CoA synthetase 6, peroxisomal-like isoform X2, producing the protein MTYGEAATARSEIGSGLIYHGIPKGSCIGLYFINRPEWLIVDHACSAYSSISVPLYDTLGPDAVKFIVNHASVQVIFCVPQTLNSLLSFLSDIPTVRLIVVVGGIDDQIPSLPSTTGVQVVTYSKLLSQGRSNLQPFCPPKPDDVATICYTSGTTGTPKGAILTHGNLIANVAGTSLSVKFLSSDVYISYLPLAHIYERVNQIATVYNGVAVGFYQGDNMKLMDDVAALRPTIFSSVPRLYNRIYAGILNAVKTSGGLRERLFNAAYNAKKQAILSGKNASPMWDKLVFNKIRERLGGRVRFMTSGASPLSPDVMDFLKICFGCRVSEGYGMTETSCVISGMDEGDNLSGHVGSPNPACEIKLVDVPEMNYTSDDQPYPRGEICVRGPIIFKGYYKDEVQTKEVVDEDEWFHTGDIGMWLPEGRLKIIDRKKNIFKLAQGEYIAPEKIENVYAKCKFIAQCFIYGDSLNSSLVAVVSVDQDVLKAWAASEGIKYEDLGQLCNDPRARAAVLADMDAIGREAQLRGFEFAKAVTLVHEPFTLENGLLTPTFKVKRPQAKEYFAKAIANMYAELSMSDPSQKAP; encoded by the exons ATGACTTATGGAGAAGCAGCTACTGCTCGATCAGAAATAGGTTCTGGCCTAATTTATCATGGGATACCAAAG GGATCTTGTATTGGGTTATACTTCATCAACAGACCTGAGTGGCTTATTGTTGATCATGCTTGTTCTGCATATTCTTCCATATCAGTTCCTTTATATGACACACTTG GTCCGGATGCTGTCAAGTTCATTGTAAATCATGCTTCTGTGCAAGTTATATTTTGTGTACCTCAGACATTGAATTCT TTGTTGAGCTTCTTGTCAGATATTCCAACAGTGCGTCTGATTGTG GTTGTTGGAGGGATTGATGATCAAATTCCTTCGCTTCCATCAACAACAGGAGTTCAGGTTGTAACATATTCAAAACTGCTTAGTCAG GGCCGCAGTAATCTTCAGCCTTTTTGTCCTCCAAAACCTGATGATGTTGCAACCATTTGCTACACAAGTGGTACAACTGGGACCCCAAAG GGAGCTATTTTGACACATGGAAATTTGATTGCAAATGTTGCTGGGACCTCCCTCTCTGTCAAATTCTTATCGTCAGATGT TTACATATCATATCTTCCTTTGGCACATATATATGAGCGAGTTAACCAGATCGCGACAGTATATAATGGAGTTGCCGTTGGATTTTACCAGGGG GATAACATGAAACTAATGGATGATGTTGCTGCTCTAAGACCTACTATCTTCAGCAGTGTTCCTAGACTGTATAATAGAATATATGCTGG TATTTTGAATGCTGTGAAGACATCCGGTGGGCTACGGGAGAGGCTCTTTAATGCTGCCTACAATGCTAAGAAACAAGCAATATTGAGTG GAAAGAATGCATCTCCCATGTGGGACAAATTGGTTTTCAATAAGATTAGGGAAAGGCTCGGAGGACGAGTTCGTTTCATGACATCAGGTGCCTCACCCTTGTCTCCCGATGTCATGGACTTTCTAAAGat CTGCTTTGGTTGTCGAGTGTCTGAAGGATATGGCATGACTGAAACTTCTTGTGTTATAAGCGGTATGGATGAGGGTGACAATTTATCCGGCCATGTTGGTTCTCCTAATCCAGCTTGTG aaataaagcTTGTGGATGTCCCAGAAATGAACTACACATCTGACGACCAGCCCTATCCTCGCGGTGAAATCTGTGTTAGGGGTCCCATTATTTTCAAAGGTTATTACAAAGATGAAGTGCAGAC GAAAGAAGTGGTTGATGAAGACGAGTGGTTTCATACTGGAGACATAGGGATGTGGTTACCTGAAGGtcgtttaaaaattattgatag AAAGAAGAACATTTTCAAGTTGGCACAGGGAGAGTACATAGCTCCAGAGAAAATTGAGAATGTATATGCAAAGTGCAAATTCATTGCCCAGTGCTTTATATATG GTGACAGCCTGAATTCTTCTTTAGTTGCTGTTGTCTCAGTGGACCAAGATGTTTTAAAAGCATGGGCTGCTTCTGAAGGCATTAAG TATGAAGATTTAGGGCAACTGTGCAATGATCCCAGAGCAAGGGCTGCTGTCTTGGCTGACATGGATGCCATTGGGAGAGAAGCTCAG TTGAGAGGTTTTGAATTTGCAAAAGCTGTGACTTTGGTGCATGAACCATTTACGCTGGAGAATGGTCTGCTTACTCCTACCTTTAAG GTTAAGAGACCTCAAGCAAAGGAGTATTTTGCAAAAGCAATAGCTAATATGTATGCAGAGCTGTCAATGTCGGACCCCTCTCAAAAAGCACCGTGA
- the LOC115994824 gene encoding long chain acyl-CoA synthetase 6, peroxisomal-like isoform X1 yields the protein MDSIAAQRRLKAIHGHLAVDGDSFPQLRPNLTAGEFFIDHGYSVVLPEKLQTGKWNVHRSAYSPLKLVSRFHDHPEIGTLHDNFVHAVETFRDYKYLGTRIRVDGTVGEYKWMTYGEAATARSEIGSGLIYHGIPKGSCIGLYFINRPEWLIVDHACSAYSSISVPLYDTLGPDAVKFIVNHASVQVIFCVPQTLNSLLSFLSDIPTVRLIVVVGGIDDQIPSLPSTTGVQVVTYSKLLSQGRSNLQPFCPPKPDDVATICYTSGTTGTPKGAILTHGNLIANVAGTSLSVKFLSSDVYISYLPLAHIYERVNQIATVYNGVAVGFYQGDNMKLMDDVAALRPTIFSSVPRLYNRIYAGILNAVKTSGGLRERLFNAAYNAKKQAILSGKNASPMWDKLVFNKIRERLGGRVRFMTSGASPLSPDVMDFLKICFGCRVSEGYGMTETSCVISGMDEGDNLSGHVGSPNPACEIKLVDVPEMNYTSDDQPYPRGEICVRGPIIFKGYYKDEVQTKEVVDEDEWFHTGDIGMWLPEGRLKIIDRKKNIFKLAQGEYIAPEKIENVYAKCKFIAQCFIYGDSLNSSLVAVVSVDQDVLKAWAASEGIKYEDLGQLCNDPRARAAVLADMDAIGREAQLRGFEFAKAVTLVHEPFTLENGLLTPTFKVKRPQAKEYFAKAIANMYAELSMSDPSQKAP from the exons ATGGATTCGATCGCAGCTCAGCGTCGTCTCAAAGCCATTCACGGCCATCTCGCCGTCGACGGTGACTCTTTCCCTCAGCTCCGACCGAACCTCACCGCCGGCGAGTTTTTTAtcg ATCACGGGTACAGCGTTGTGCTTCCAGAGAAATTGCAAACAGGGAAGTGGAATGTGCACAG ATCAGCATATTCTCCTTTGAAGCTTGTGAGTAGATTCCATGATCATCCTGAAATTGGTACACTGCACGATAATTTTGT GCACGCTGTTGAAACTTTCCGAGATTACAAATATCTGGGAACACGAATTCGGGTTGATGGAACAGTTGGAGA GTACAAATGGATGACTTATGGAGAAGCAGCTACTGCTCGATCAGAAATAGGTTCTGGCCTAATTTATCATGGGATACCAAAG GGATCTTGTATTGGGTTATACTTCATCAACAGACCTGAGTGGCTTATTGTTGATCATGCTTGTTCTGCATATTCTTCCATATCAGTTCCTTTATATGACACACTTG GTCCGGATGCTGTCAAGTTCATTGTAAATCATGCTTCTGTGCAAGTTATATTTTGTGTACCTCAGACATTGAATTCT TTGTTGAGCTTCTTGTCAGATATTCCAACAGTGCGTCTGATTGTG GTTGTTGGAGGGATTGATGATCAAATTCCTTCGCTTCCATCAACAACAGGAGTTCAGGTTGTAACATATTCAAAACTGCTTAGTCAG GGCCGCAGTAATCTTCAGCCTTTTTGTCCTCCAAAACCTGATGATGTTGCAACCATTTGCTACACAAGTGGTACAACTGGGACCCCAAAG GGAGCTATTTTGACACATGGAAATTTGATTGCAAATGTTGCTGGGACCTCCCTCTCTGTCAAATTCTTATCGTCAGATGT TTACATATCATATCTTCCTTTGGCACATATATATGAGCGAGTTAACCAGATCGCGACAGTATATAATGGAGTTGCCGTTGGATTTTACCAGGGG GATAACATGAAACTAATGGATGATGTTGCTGCTCTAAGACCTACTATCTTCAGCAGTGTTCCTAGACTGTATAATAGAATATATGCTGG TATTTTGAATGCTGTGAAGACATCCGGTGGGCTACGGGAGAGGCTCTTTAATGCTGCCTACAATGCTAAGAAACAAGCAATATTGAGTG GAAAGAATGCATCTCCCATGTGGGACAAATTGGTTTTCAATAAGATTAGGGAAAGGCTCGGAGGACGAGTTCGTTTCATGACATCAGGTGCCTCACCCTTGTCTCCCGATGTCATGGACTTTCTAAAGat CTGCTTTGGTTGTCGAGTGTCTGAAGGATATGGCATGACTGAAACTTCTTGTGTTATAAGCGGTATGGATGAGGGTGACAATTTATCCGGCCATGTTGGTTCTCCTAATCCAGCTTGTG aaataaagcTTGTGGATGTCCCAGAAATGAACTACACATCTGACGACCAGCCCTATCCTCGCGGTGAAATCTGTGTTAGGGGTCCCATTATTTTCAAAGGTTATTACAAAGATGAAGTGCAGAC GAAAGAAGTGGTTGATGAAGACGAGTGGTTTCATACTGGAGACATAGGGATGTGGTTACCTGAAGGtcgtttaaaaattattgatag AAAGAAGAACATTTTCAAGTTGGCACAGGGAGAGTACATAGCTCCAGAGAAAATTGAGAATGTATATGCAAAGTGCAAATTCATTGCCCAGTGCTTTATATATG GTGACAGCCTGAATTCTTCTTTAGTTGCTGTTGTCTCAGTGGACCAAGATGTTTTAAAAGCATGGGCTGCTTCTGAAGGCATTAAG TATGAAGATTTAGGGCAACTGTGCAATGATCCCAGAGCAAGGGCTGCTGTCTTGGCTGACATGGATGCCATTGGGAGAGAAGCTCAG TTGAGAGGTTTTGAATTTGCAAAAGCTGTGACTTTGGTGCATGAACCATTTACGCTGGAGAATGGTCTGCTTACTCCTACCTTTAAG GTTAAGAGACCTCAAGCAAAGGAGTATTTTGCAAAAGCAATAGCTAATATGTATGCAGAGCTGTCAATGTCGGACCCCTCTCAAAAAGCACCGTGA